A single region of the Corallococcus caeni genome encodes:
- a CDS encoding sigma-54-dependent transcriptional regulator: MSTSLLLVDDDRTFSSLAASMLSQEGFRVRVARSLHETRVALAAEAPDLVVLDRRLPDGDGLVFLPELRAQLPTTVVLMVTAHGDIESAVEAIRAGARDYLSKPVEIDDLVMRARRAASDLQLQERLRQAESVLEGQHRMAEPRSPAMQRTLEMLERIATTPRSPVLLLGETGTGKAVLARHLHALRQKQGAFVQINCAALPATMMESELFGHERGAFTDAKTARRGLVELASDGLLFLDEVGELPLALQAKLLTFLDKGAFRRLGGTTELTSTARIVAATNKDLEAEVAAGRFREDLLFRLSVFRVDVPPLRERREDVLPLARTLVLELCSELGRRPVPFSPAAEERLLSYPFPGNVRELRNVLERALVLEGGPALELQSLAKGGGMPAPVDPNAFSVSGPPRPLDEVERLYVRHVLEQLGGRRMEAARALGLSYPTFLRRLEENPPSE, from the coding sequence ATGAGCACCTCCCTGCTGCTCGTCGATGACGACAGGACCTTCTCTTCGCTCGCGGCCTCCATGCTGAGCCAGGAGGGATTCCGCGTCCGGGTTGCCCGGTCGCTGCACGAGACCCGCGTCGCGCTCGCCGCGGAGGCGCCCGACCTCGTCGTGCTGGACCGGAGGCTGCCGGACGGAGACGGGCTCGTCTTCCTGCCCGAACTGCGCGCCCAGCTCCCGACGACCGTCGTGCTGATGGTGACCGCGCACGGCGACATCGAGAGCGCGGTCGAGGCCATCCGGGCCGGGGCGCGCGACTACCTGAGCAAGCCGGTCGAGATCGACGACCTGGTGATGCGCGCACGCCGCGCGGCCAGCGACCTCCAGCTCCAGGAGCGGCTGCGCCAGGCGGAGAGCGTCCTCGAAGGACAGCATCGGATGGCGGAGCCCCGCTCTCCGGCGATGCAGCGCACCCTGGAGATGCTGGAGCGGATCGCCACCACGCCGCGGAGCCCCGTCCTGCTGCTCGGGGAGACCGGGACCGGGAAGGCGGTGCTCGCCCGCCATCTCCACGCCTTGCGCCAGAAGCAGGGCGCCTTCGTGCAGATCAACTGCGCCGCGCTTCCGGCCACGATGATGGAGAGCGAGCTCTTCGGCCACGAGCGCGGCGCCTTCACGGATGCGAAGACGGCCAGGCGCGGGCTCGTGGAGCTCGCGAGCGACGGGCTGCTCTTCCTCGACGAGGTGGGGGAGCTGCCGCTCGCGCTCCAGGCCAAGCTGCTCACGTTCCTCGACAAGGGGGCCTTCCGGCGGCTCGGTGGCACGACGGAGCTCACGAGCACCGCGCGCATCGTGGCCGCCACCAACAAGGACCTGGAAGCGGAGGTCGCCGCCGGGCGCTTTCGCGAGGACCTCCTCTTCCGGCTCAGCGTGTTCCGGGTGGACGTGCCCCCGCTGCGCGAGCGTCGCGAGGACGTGCTGCCGCTCGCACGGACGCTCGTGCTGGAGCTGTGCTCGGAGCTCGGCCGGCGCCCCGTCCCGTTCTCTCCCGCCGCGGAGGAGCGCCTGCTGAGCTACCCCTTCCCCGGCAACGTACGGGAGCTGCGCAACGTGCTCGAACGCGCGCTGGTGCTGGAGGGCGGGCCCGCGCTCGAACTGCAGTCGCTCGCCAAGGGGGGCGGCATGCCGGCCCCGGTGGACCCCAATGCCTTCTCCGTGTCGGGCCCACCCCGGCCGCTCGATGAAGTGGAGCGGCTCTATGTCCGGCACGTGCTCGAGCAGCTGGGAGGCAGGCGCATGGAGGCGGCCCGCGCACTGGGCCTGTCCTATCCGACCTTTCTCCGCCGCCTGGAGGAGAACCCCCCCTCGGAGTGA
- a CDS encoding DUF7151 family protein, producing the protein MLLTTPEPAGANCGFGGVKLETGVDRNGDGDLLDEGEVNASATKYLCNGAQGPKGDTGAVGAVGEMGPQGPKGDTGDTGLMGPQGPKGDTGSQGLQGESGPLAFAYGDGSAGDFTLSSFANPRFFQAGNYPLPAGANLMFHNVTIDGTLIVSSGTMIRATGDIIIGQTGAIIVSPDFAIQTLNPSQKGIAMSASFNYLGGKGLDLGRTSLVSRADLQGGGSGFRSTTNPDILGGDGGGRLILAAKGNIIIRGYIDTNGRQGINNSVPTINRPAGSPTPVAGGGGGGGGVVSLISRGTITVDTNGKIYANGGNGAVGWNGATPVAGQMYGGGGGGGGGIIQFLSANAPVIVNPANVQVNGGAAGASAVSGTATTLVQTGGGGGACAGDGGDGTKSTLSADASKAGATGDIITVKADQPELLFY; encoded by the coding sequence TTGCTGCTCACCACGCCCGAGCCCGCGGGCGCCAACTGCGGCTTCGGCGGCGTCAAGCTGGAGACCGGCGTCGACCGCAACGGCGACGGCGACCTGCTGGATGAAGGCGAGGTGAACGCGTCCGCCACGAAGTACCTCTGCAACGGCGCCCAGGGTCCCAAGGGCGACACGGGTGCGGTGGGCGCGGTGGGGGAGATGGGGCCCCAGGGGCCCAAGGGCGACACCGGCGACACGGGCCTGATGGGCCCGCAGGGGCCCAAGGGCGACACGGGCTCGCAGGGGCTCCAGGGCGAGTCCGGACCGCTCGCGTTCGCCTACGGCGACGGCTCCGCGGGGGACTTCACCCTCTCCTCCTTCGCGAATCCGCGGTTCTTCCAGGCTGGGAACTACCCCCTGCCCGCTGGCGCCAACCTGATGTTCCACAACGTGACCATCGACGGCACGCTCATCGTGTCGAGCGGAACGATGATTCGCGCCACCGGCGACATCATCATTGGTCAGACCGGCGCCATCATCGTCAGCCCCGACTTCGCGATTCAGACCCTCAACCCTTCGCAGAAGGGCATCGCCATGTCCGCCTCCTTCAACTACCTGGGGGGCAAGGGACTGGACCTGGGGCGCACTTCCCTGGTCTCCCGCGCCGACCTCCAGGGTGGCGGGAGCGGGTTCCGCTCGACGACGAACCCCGACATCCTTGGCGGCGATGGTGGCGGGCGGCTCATCCTCGCCGCCAAGGGCAACATCATCATCCGCGGCTACATCGACACCAACGGTCGCCAGGGCATCAACAACAGTGTTCCCACCATCAACCGGCCCGCTGGCTCGCCGACCCCCGTGGCGGGTGGCGGAGGCGGTGGTGGCGGCGTCGTCAGCCTCATCTCCCGCGGCACCATCACCGTGGATACCAATGGCAAGATATACGCCAATGGAGGCAATGGAGCCGTTGGCTGGAACGGAGCCACTCCGGTGGCGGGGCAGATGTATGGCGGCGGCGGTGGTGGCGGCGGTGGCATCATCCAGTTCCTCAGCGCGAACGCGCCCGTCATCGTGAACCCCGCCAACGTCCAGGTGAACGGTGGCGCCGCGGGCGCGTCGGCCGTCTCTGGCACGGCCACGACGCTGGTCCAGACCGGCGGTGGCGGTGGCGCTTGCGCGGGCGATGGCGGAGACGGCACGAAGTCCACGTTGAGCGCTGACGCCTCCAAGGCGGGCGCCACGGGAGACATCATCACCGTCAAGGCAGACCAGCCGGAGCTGCTCTTCTACTGA
- a CDS encoding cytochrome ubiquinol oxidase subunit I, which yields MTSLELARWQFGITTVYHFIFVPLTIGLAPLVALLQTLWVVTRKPAWLRLTRLFGKLFLINFALGVVTGIVQEFQFGMNWSEYARFVGDVFGAPLAMEALAAFFIESTFLGLWIFGWKQLPRGLHLASIWLVAFAVNLSAYFILAANSFMQHPVGAHFNPATGRAEMTDIVAVLTNNTALVAFPHTVTSAFLVAGTFVAGICGWLMVRSSQAGEATEAQTFRGGLRLGLVTVIVSGLGVAVSGDAQAKLMFQQQPMKMAAAEALCDGRAGAPFSLLAVGDLNNDCRGVRHLLELPGLTSFLASGDFQAPLEGVNDVQKRYEERYGAGQDYAPNLAVTYWSFRLMIGLGVGSAALALVGFWLTRGGVASNSERLARLSLAALPTPFLACSFGWIFTEMGRQPWLVAPNPNGVDALRLLTASGVSTAVSPAMVWTTLIGFTCVYGALAAVWFYLMRHFVRASLKHPAPVASEDSHPETAPLSFGY from the coding sequence ATGACCAGCCTTGAACTCGCGCGATGGCAGTTCGGAATCACCACGGTCTATCACTTCATCTTCGTCCCGCTCACCATCGGGCTCGCACCGCTCGTCGCGCTGCTCCAGACACTCTGGGTGGTGACGCGCAAGCCGGCATGGCTCCGGCTGACGCGGCTCTTCGGCAAGCTCTTCCTGATCAACTTCGCGCTCGGCGTGGTGACGGGCATCGTCCAGGAGTTCCAGTTCGGAATGAACTGGAGCGAGTACGCGCGCTTCGTGGGCGACGTGTTCGGCGCCCCGCTCGCGATGGAAGCGCTGGCGGCCTTCTTCATCGAATCCACCTTCCTGGGCCTCTGGATCTTCGGCTGGAAGCAGCTGCCGCGCGGGCTGCACCTCGCCTCCATCTGGCTGGTGGCCTTCGCCGTGAACCTCTCGGCCTACTTCATCCTCGCGGCCAACTCCTTCATGCAGCACCCCGTCGGGGCGCACTTCAACCCCGCCACCGGGCGCGCGGAGATGACGGACATCGTGGCGGTGTTGACCAACAACACGGCGCTCGTGGCCTTCCCCCACACGGTGACCTCCGCCTTCCTGGTCGCGGGCACCTTCGTGGCGGGCATCTGCGGCTGGCTGATGGTGCGCTCGAGCCAGGCAGGTGAAGCGACGGAGGCCCAGACCTTTCGCGGCGGGCTGCGGCTCGGGCTCGTCACCGTCATCGTCTCCGGCCTCGGCGTGGCGGTGAGCGGGGATGCCCAGGCGAAGCTGATGTTCCAGCAGCAGCCCATGAAGATGGCCGCGGCCGAGGCGCTCTGCGACGGCCGCGCGGGGGCGCCCTTCTCGCTGCTCGCGGTGGGAGACCTGAACAACGACTGCCGGGGCGTGCGCCACCTGCTGGAGCTTCCCGGCCTCACGTCCTTCCTCGCGAGCGGTGATTTCCAGGCACCGCTGGAGGGCGTCAACGACGTCCAGAAGCGCTACGAGGAGCGCTACGGCGCGGGTCAGGACTACGCGCCGAACCTCGCCGTCACCTACTGGTCCTTCCGCCTGATGATTGGCCTGGGCGTGGGGAGCGCGGCGCTGGCGCTGGTCGGGTTCTGGCTCACGCGGGGAGGCGTGGCGAGCAACTCGGAGCGGCTCGCCCGGCTCAGCCTCGCGGCGCTGCCCACCCCGTTCCTCGCGTGTTCCTTTGGCTGGATCTTCACCGAGATGGGACGGCAGCCCTGGCTGGTGGCCCCCAATCCCAACGGGGTGGACGCGCTCCGCCTGTTGACGGCCAGCGGCGTGTCCACCGCCGTGTCGCCCGCCATGGTGTGGACGACGCTGATTGGCTTCACCTGCGTCTACGGGGCGCTGGCGGCGGTCTGGTTCTACCTGATGCGGCACTTCGTCCGTGCGAGCCTGAAACATCCGGCACCCGTCGCGAGCGAAGACAGCCACCCTGAAACCGCGCCGCTCTCGTTTGGCTACTGA
- a CDS encoding SulP family inorganic anion transporter, producing MTSGGKAAEERPSLKGILASDLPASLVVFLVALPLCMGIALASGAPIMAGLIAGVVGGIVVGLLGGVPLLVSGPAAGLAVMVFGFIQQLGFAVTCAAVAAAGLVQVALGGLKVARSALAISPAVIHGMLAGIGILIVLGQVHIVLGGSPQSNAWNNLRELPGQILDLHGPATLLGLLTLGILIAWQFLPNGRLKKVPGPLVAVVGGTVVAAVMNANVARVKLASDALSAIQLPSLPEGSMWGAFIVAVLSLALVASAESLLSAVATDKLHTGPRANLDRELLAQGVANTVSGLVGGLPITGVIVRSAANINAGAKTRWSAVLHAVWMLAFVTLLGGLASYVPLTVLAGLLVHVGLKLVNLAHIRELRHRGELPVYLITVAGVVGINLLAGIGLGLGAAILRLLWQLGQVRVETRAVNGVHQVCISGALTFVGVPKLSTALAKIPSGSRVEVDVAVNTLDHSGFEALESWADTYRKTGGTVTMEPLEDVWTRRSARAAPAAGSASSPSSPVHHVSSLASGGAQ from the coding sequence ATGACTTCAGGTGGAAAAGCTGCGGAGGAGAGGCCCTCGTTGAAGGGGATCCTCGCCTCGGACTTGCCGGCTTCGCTGGTGGTGTTCCTGGTGGCGCTGCCCCTCTGCATGGGCATCGCGCTCGCCTCGGGAGCGCCCATCATGGCGGGCCTCATCGCGGGCGTCGTGGGTGGCATCGTGGTGGGCTTGCTGGGGGGCGTGCCGCTGCTCGTGAGCGGCCCCGCGGCGGGCCTCGCGGTGATGGTGTTTGGCTTCATCCAGCAGCTGGGCTTCGCCGTGACGTGCGCGGCGGTGGCCGCGGCGGGGCTGGTGCAGGTGGCGCTCGGCGGGCTGAAGGTGGCGCGTTCGGCGCTCGCCATCTCGCCTGCCGTCATCCACGGAATGCTCGCGGGCATCGGCATCCTCATCGTGCTGGGGCAGGTCCACATCGTCCTGGGCGGCTCTCCGCAGAGCAATGCCTGGAACAACCTGCGGGAGCTGCCCGGGCAGATCCTGGACCTTCATGGGCCGGCCACGCTGCTGGGGCTGCTCACGCTGGGAATCCTCATCGCGTGGCAGTTCCTGCCGAACGGGCGGCTGAAGAAGGTCCCGGGGCCGCTGGTGGCGGTGGTGGGTGGGACCGTGGTCGCGGCGGTGATGAACGCGAACGTGGCGCGGGTGAAGCTGGCCTCGGATGCGCTGTCGGCCATCCAGCTGCCCTCCCTGCCGGAAGGGTCCATGTGGGGCGCCTTCATCGTGGCCGTGCTGTCCCTCGCCCTGGTGGCGAGCGCTGAGTCGCTCCTGAGCGCGGTGGCGACCGACAAGCTCCACACGGGGCCTCGGGCGAACCTGGATCGCGAGCTGCTCGCGCAGGGCGTGGCGAACACCGTCTCCGGTCTGGTCGGCGGTCTGCCCATCACCGGCGTCATCGTGCGCAGCGCGGCGAACATCAACGCCGGCGCGAAGACGCGCTGGTCGGCGGTGCTCCACGCGGTGTGGATGCTCGCCTTCGTGACGCTGCTGGGCGGCCTCGCGTCCTACGTGCCCCTGACGGTGCTCGCCGGCCTGCTCGTGCACGTGGGCCTGAAGCTCGTGAACCTCGCCCACATCCGGGAGCTGCGGCACCGCGGCGAGCTGCCGGTCTACCTCATCACCGTGGCCGGCGTGGTGGGCATCAACCTGCTCGCGGGCATCGGGCTGGGACTCGGCGCGGCCATCCTCCGGCTCCTGTGGCAGCTGGGCCAGGTGCGCGTGGAGACCCGCGCCGTCAACGGCGTCCACCAGGTGTGCATCAGCGGCGCGCTGACCTTCGTCGGGGTGCCGAAGCTGTCGACGGCGCTCGCGAAGATTCCCTCTGGCTCCAGGGTGGAGGTGGACGTGGCGGTGAACACGCTCGACCACTCCGGCTTCGAGGCGCTGGAGAGCTGGGCTGACACGTATCGCAAGACGGGCGGCACCGTGACCATGGAGCCGCTCGAGGACGTCTGGACCCGGCGCAGCGCGCGTGCGGCCCCCGCTGCAGGGTCTGCTTCATCCCCTTCCTCCCCCGTTCATCACGTCTCGTCACTCGCTTCCGGAGGTGCTCAGTGA
- a CDS encoding ferritin-like domain-containing protein, which produces MAFAADWNPETAIDWSRPIEPGAVKEGWVRILQYFYEGEWQGLEIIQRLMNKAAHRFNTSEMVTYYSTQCYDESKHLFVFRTYLSKLNASPTKQRTFDPLVFLATSGPLPVERWLLATYFTETLAATLFQRALELDAVDPTGKELLRLMLKDESRHIAGTRLGVQTLMAHAGPFKTALLKLWWRLFVRLAVAEVRKLKRHGDEVGMEPESILQKTFVRMAGMEAFDGEFLSDDFARGFLRDRVA; this is translated from the coding sequence ATGGCCTTCGCGGCGGACTGGAACCCCGAAACGGCCATTGACTGGAGCCGCCCCATCGAGCCGGGCGCCGTCAAGGAGGGCTGGGTCCGCATCCTCCAGTATTTCTACGAGGGAGAGTGGCAGGGGCTCGAAATCATCCAGCGCTTGATGAACAAGGCCGCGCACCGGTTCAACACGAGCGAGATGGTCACGTACTACTCCACCCAGTGCTACGACGAGTCCAAGCACTTGTTCGTCTTCCGCACCTATCTGAGCAAGCTCAACGCCTCACCCACGAAGCAGCGGACGTTTGATCCGCTGGTGTTCCTGGCGACGTCGGGTCCCCTGCCGGTGGAGCGGTGGCTGCTGGCGACCTATTTCACGGAGACCCTGGCGGCGACCCTCTTCCAGCGCGCCCTGGAGCTGGACGCCGTGGACCCGACGGGCAAAGAGCTGCTCCGGCTGATGTTGAAGGACGAGTCGCGGCACATCGCCGGCACACGGCTGGGCGTCCAGACGCTGATGGCGCACGCGGGTCCCTTCAAGACGGCGCTGCTCAAGCTCTGGTGGAGGCTCTTCGTGCGCCTCGCCGTGGCGGAGGTGCGCAAGCTGAAGCGCCACGGCGACGAGGTCGGCATGGAGCCCGAGTCCATCCTCCAGAAGACCTTCGTGCGCATGGCCGGGATGGAGGCGTTCGACGGCGAGTTCCTGAGCGACGACTTCGCGCGGGGATTCCTGCGCGACCGGGTCGCGTAG
- a CDS encoding sensor histidine kinase: MSSPPAHPSLTSLVPPPGELLRTQRKAGRSAVVGLMLLWGAAFVSPFLAYQEDVKAAQGELLIHLSDRAGFQAQALGAHLGLLRSELQRLAEHPSLRPEDGAAAPEVALLENAFGHTSLFSGGVALVSADGARIWSDPAEMPLGRTPLASRPWFRRMVKERVASVGLLDEEGGGLVAVAVPIVRDERVVGLLVGELATANELLPTPRGTHESMVALLGERGRILLPATPPPLLRQPELATRLRPLVDAPGAVTLGSTRLLGAAALVPGTGMLLAVLEDEAQDRAVLKSRYLGQLGFHTALLGGVLLLFTVLLRRSYRSLVAAEEQLRRQETMAALGTASSLIAHEVKNALNSMQAALSMIRAKGGETTLPVQALRSQADRLGHLARSLLSFASPQSTQQRSCEMHLLVQDALQAVRLLPEAADVAIETTLQEGLFVKGDPTLLVSAVDNLMRNAVEAGAVAHDTGQQPTPRVEVRLLRDGAEVVFIVEDNAGGVPPAFEPRLWEPFAVGRSKGIGLGLPMVRTAIRAHDGGSVSYTRVPGGSRFTVRLPLERMAS; encoded by the coding sequence ATGTCGTCGCCCCCGGCCCATCCCTCCCTGACCTCCCTGGTGCCCCCACCGGGCGAGCTGCTTCGCACGCAGAGAAAAGCGGGCCGGTCCGCCGTGGTCGGCCTGATGCTCCTCTGGGGCGCCGCCTTCGTGAGCCCCTTCCTGGCCTACCAGGAGGACGTGAAGGCGGCGCAGGGCGAGCTCCTCATCCACCTGTCGGACCGCGCGGGCTTCCAGGCCCAGGCCCTGGGCGCGCACCTCGGGCTGCTGCGCTCGGAGCTGCAACGGCTGGCGGAGCACCCGTCGCTCCGGCCCGAGGATGGCGCCGCGGCGCCCGAGGTGGCGCTCCTCGAGAATGCCTTTGGCCACACGTCTCTCTTCTCGGGGGGCGTCGCGCTGGTGTCCGCGGACGGCGCTCGCATCTGGAGCGACCCGGCGGAGATGCCGCTCGGGCGCACACCGCTCGCCTCGCGCCCGTGGTTCCGGCGGATGGTGAAGGAGCGGGTCGCTTCGGTCGGACTGCTGGACGAGGAGGGGGGAGGGCTCGTCGCGGTCGCGGTCCCCATCGTGCGCGACGAGCGCGTCGTGGGCCTCCTCGTGGGCGAGCTCGCGACGGCGAACGAGCTGCTCCCGACCCCTCGCGGAACGCACGAGTCCATGGTCGCCCTGCTCGGCGAGCGCGGCCGCATCCTCCTGCCAGCGACGCCCCCGCCGCTGCTGCGCCAGCCGGAGCTCGCCACACGCCTCCGCCCGCTGGTGGACGCTCCCGGGGCCGTCACGCTCGGGAGCACGCGGCTGCTCGGCGCGGCGGCGCTCGTTCCCGGAACCGGCATGCTGCTCGCCGTGCTCGAGGACGAGGCGCAGGACCGCGCGGTGCTCAAGAGCCGCTACCTGGGCCAGCTCGGCTTCCACACCGCGCTGCTCGGCGGAGTGCTCCTGCTCTTCACGGTGCTCCTGCGACGCTCCTACCGTTCGCTGGTGGCCGCCGAGGAGCAGCTGCGGCGCCAGGAGACGATGGCCGCGCTCGGCACGGCGTCCTCGCTCATCGCCCACGAGGTGAAGAACGCGCTCAACAGCATGCAGGCCGCGCTCAGCATGATCCGCGCGAAGGGAGGGGAGACGACCCTGCCCGTCCAGGCGCTGCGCTCCCAGGCGGACCGGCTTGGCCACCTTGCCCGCTCATTGCTGAGCTTCGCCTCTCCCCAGTCCACGCAGCAGCGCAGCTGCGAGATGCACCTGCTGGTGCAGGACGCGCTCCAGGCCGTGCGGCTGCTGCCGGAAGCGGCGGATGTCGCCATCGAGACCACGCTGCAGGAGGGGCTCTTCGTGAAGGGGGACCCGACGCTGCTGGTCTCCGCTGTCGACAACCTCATGCGCAACGCCGTCGAGGCCGGCGCCGTGGCCCATGACACGGGCCAGCAGCCCACGCCCCGCGTCGAGGTCCGCCTCCTTCGCGACGGCGCGGAGGTGGTGTTCATCGTGGAGGACAACGCGGGCGGAGTGCCCCCGGCCTTCGAGCCGCGGCTCTGGGAGCCCTTCGCGGTGGGGCGCTCGAAGGGCATCGGGCTCGGGCTTCCGATGGTACGCACGGCCATCCGTGCGCATGATGGAGGAAGCGTCTCCTACACCCGCGTGCCCGGAGGCAGCCGCTTCACGGTCCGCCTTCCGCTCGAGAGAATGGCTTCATGA
- the hemN gene encoding oxygen-independent coproporphyrinogen III oxidase, whose protein sequence is METRFDLPTPSEELLARYNVAGPRYTSYPTAPEWRGDFGPDALAERLTLAGAREASEPLSLYVHLPFCRSLCWYCGCNVVISQDPSAADRYLDHLVMEMDLVARRLGERRGLSQLHWGGGTPTFLTEAQLERLWTELTRRFTPLPDAEVAIEVHPALTTPGQLSLLRQLGFNRVSMGLQDFDPLVQQTTNRLQTPEQTRALLEHARALGFTGVNFDLIYGLPHQDAERWARTLAAVLEMRPDRLAVYSFAFMPDVLKHQKRMPAQALPAARTKLELFRAACEAFLTAGYRPIGMDHFAVPEDELARAQAGRRLGRNFQGYTVKAASDVVALGSTGISDVGGAYAQNVRPLPSYYARVAEGRLATERGIVLTDDDRRRRAVITQLMCNFWTDLGDEGATYFAPELERLRAFEADGLLVRDGTQLELTALGRLFVRNVAMVFDAHLARAAKPRFSRTV, encoded by the coding sequence ATGGAAACCCGCTTCGACCTCCCCACGCCGTCCGAGGAACTGCTGGCCCGCTACAACGTCGCCGGCCCGCGTTACACCAGCTATCCCACCGCCCCCGAGTGGCGCGGCGACTTTGGCCCCGACGCCCTCGCGGAGCGCCTCACCCTGGCCGGCGCGCGGGAGGCCTCGGAGCCGCTGTCCCTCTATGTCCACCTGCCGTTCTGCCGCAGCCTCTGCTGGTACTGCGGCTGCAACGTCGTCATCAGCCAGGACCCGAGCGCGGCGGACCGGTACCTCGACCACCTCGTCATGGAGATGGACCTGGTCGCCCGGCGGCTCGGCGAGCGGCGCGGCCTGTCGCAGCTCCACTGGGGGGGCGGCACGCCCACGTTCCTCACCGAGGCGCAGCTGGAGCGGCTGTGGACGGAGCTCACCCGCCGCTTCACGCCGCTGCCAGACGCGGAGGTGGCCATCGAGGTCCACCCCGCGCTGACCACGCCGGGCCAGCTGTCGCTGCTGCGCCAGCTGGGCTTCAACCGCGTCTCCATGGGGCTCCAGGACTTCGACCCCCTGGTGCAGCAGACGACGAACCGCCTCCAGACGCCCGAGCAGACGCGCGCGCTGCTGGAGCATGCGCGCGCGCTGGGCTTCACGGGCGTGAACTTCGACCTCATCTACGGCCTGCCCCACCAGGACGCGGAGCGCTGGGCCCGCACGCTGGCGGCGGTGCTGGAGATGCGGCCGGACCGGCTCGCCGTCTACTCCTTCGCCTTCATGCCGGACGTGCTGAAGCACCAGAAGCGCATGCCCGCGCAGGCCCTTCCCGCCGCACGCACGAAGCTGGAGCTGTTCCGCGCCGCGTGCGAGGCCTTCCTGACGGCGGGCTACCGGCCCATCGGCATGGACCACTTCGCGGTGCCCGAGGACGAGCTGGCGCGGGCACAGGCCGGGCGCCGCCTGGGGCGCAACTTCCAGGGCTACACGGTGAAGGCCGCGTCGGACGTGGTGGCGCTGGGCAGCACCGGCATCAGCGACGTGGGCGGAGCGTATGCCCAGAACGTGCGACCGCTGCCGTCCTATTACGCGCGGGTGGCCGAGGGACGCCTCGCCACCGAGCGCGGCATCGTCCTCACCGACGACGACCGGCGCCGCCGCGCCGTCATCACCCAGCTGATGTGCAACTTCTGGACGGACCTCGGCGACGAGGGCGCGACGTACTTCGCCCCGGAGCTGGAGCGGCTGCGCGCCTTCGAGGCGGACGGCCTCCTGGTCCGCGACGGTACGCAGCTGGAGCTGACGGCGCTCGGCCGCCTCTTCGTGCGCAACGTGGCGATGGTGTTCGACGCCCACCTCGCCAGGGCCGCGAAGCCCCGCTTTTCCCGGACGGTGTGA
- a CDS encoding SGNH/GDSL hydrolase family protein, translating to MHRIVNQVWGALCIALLGLLGCGGPPEGESLEVLGMENAGVTVMTPKRVMPLGDSITQGAAGHASYRCELWRKLTRNRYKADFVGTLSTGYLGENTCSSPGFDRDHEGHWSWRADQVLANISNWAESTRPDLVLIHLGTNDTYHDQTEDSTVSELEQIIDRLRVVNPRVKVFLAQLIPTAGAALALKIQSLNQRMPGLAAAKSTADSPVYVVDQWTDFNPSTDTYDGVHPNLLGEEKMAERWYQAIREHL from the coding sequence ATGCATCGCATTGTGAATCAGGTGTGGGGCGCGCTGTGCATTGCGCTGCTGGGATTGCTCGGCTGTGGCGGTCCCCCGGAAGGAGAGTCGCTGGAGGTGTTGGGCATGGAGAACGCGGGCGTCACCGTGATGACGCCGAAGCGGGTGATGCCGCTGGGCGACTCCATCACCCAGGGGGCGGCGGGGCACGCCAGCTACCGGTGCGAGCTCTGGCGGAAGCTGACCCGGAATCGCTACAAGGCGGACTTCGTGGGCACCCTGTCGACGGGCTACCTGGGGGAGAACACCTGCTCCTCGCCCGGGTTCGATCGCGACCATGAGGGCCACTGGAGCTGGCGGGCGGATCAGGTGCTGGCGAACATCTCCAACTGGGCGGAGAGCACGCGCCCCGACCTGGTGCTCATCCACCTGGGCACCAACGACACGTACCATGACCAGACAGAGGACAGCACCGTGTCGGAGCTGGAGCAGATCATCGACCGGCTGCGCGTGGTGAACCCACGGGTGAAGGTGTTCCTGGCCCAGCTCATCCCCACCGCGGGCGCCGCGCTGGCGCTGAAAATCCAGTCCCTCAACCAGCGCATGCCCGGGCTGGCCGCGGCCAAGAGCACGGCGGACTCGCCTGTCTACGTGGTGGACCAGTGGACCGACTTCAACCCCTCGACGGACACGTATGACGGGGTGCATCCGAATCTCCTCGGTGAGGAGAAGATGGCGGAGCGCTGGTACCAGGCCATCCGCGAGCACCTCTGA